The following proteins are encoded in a genomic region of Huiozyma naganishii CBS 8797 chromosome 9, complete genome:
- the INN1 gene encoding Inn1p (similar to Saccharomyces cerevisiae YNL152W; ancestral locus Anc_2.124): MSEEVWSGNEGTLSVYVSKARDLPNLTKLDKQNVMLRLRVAHMTRESDVLFRAGQNPVFDYLEKFEITPGVRPLMYVEVYCDRRKKPPLPIGRCEVDLLNGIRADPRDGYCTWYDLRRDGNEFAGTVFVELSFKPLPRTASRGGASGQMDERMVERPIPPLPTDLASLHLGPEGPGRSVPSQSGGYMHLSEMRQVTPSVNRDVWAAGSIGAASTPASNYSPPRFDTSTATSATSASEDTRFHFANLKKLKQRIDVFRNPQSSADGGGGSGTSTSGSTDGGVDIAALEKAIGVTAGRHDDDDASLPGDVRNPSKFETQPPLPALPSSASASTSSNRGPALPLLPRSSPRRPAPPGTVHHG, encoded by the coding sequence ATGAGTGAAGAGGTATGGAGTGGCAATGAGGGCACGCTGTCCGTGTACGTGTCGAAGGCGCGGGATCTTCCGAACCTGACGAAGTTGGACAAGCAGAACGTGATGCTTCGGCTGCGGGTGGCGCACATGACGAGGGAGTCCGACGTGCTGTTCCGTGCTGGGCAGAACCCTGTGTTTGACTACTTGGAGAAGTTTGAGATCACGCCGGGCGTGCGCCCGCTGATGTACGTCGAGGTGTACTGTGACCGGAGGAAGAAACCGCCGCTGCCGATCGGGCGGTGCGAGGTGGACTTGCTGAATGGGATCCGTGCGGACCCGAGGGACGGGTACTGTACGTGGTACGATCTGCGAAGGGACGGGAACGAGTTCGCGGGAACAGTGTTTGTGGAATTGAGTTTCAAGCCGTTGCCCAGGACTGCGTCGCGAGGTGGTGCATCTGGGCAAATGGATGAGCGGATGGTGGAACGACCGATCCCGCCGCTCCCCACAGATCTGGCGTCCTTGCACTTGGGCCCGGAGGGCCCGGGGCGCTCAGTCCCATCACAATCCGGTGGTTACATGCACCTCTCTGAGATGCGGCAAGTGACGCCGAGTGTCAACCGAGACGTCTGGGCTGCTGGTAGCATAGGAGCAGCAAGCACCCCCGCGAGCAATTACTCTCCTCCACGGTTCGACACGTCGACGGCGACATCAGCGACATCTGCATCGGAGGACACGCGGTTCCATTTCgccaacttgaagaagttgaagcaGCGGATCGACGTGTTCCGGAACCCGCAGTCCTCTGCGGACGGCGGCGGAGGTAGTGGTACCAGTACCTCTGGGTCTACTGACGGCGGTGTAGACATCGCAGCACTCGAGAAGGCCATTGGTGTCACTGCAGGACGccacgacgacgacgatgcATCGCTGCCGGGCGACGTGCGGAACCCAAGTAAGTTCGAGACGCAGCCACCGCTTCCGGCGCTCCCCAGCAGTGCCAGTGCCAGTACAAGTAGCAACAGGGGACCTGCGCTGCCGTTGCTCCCGCGCTCGTCGCCGAGAAGACCGGCGCCGCCAGGGACAGTCCACCATGGGTAG
- the RPC31 gene encoding DNA-directed RNA polymerase III subunit C31 (similar to Saccharomyces cerevisiae RPC31 (YNL151C); ancestral locus Anc_2.122), whose protein sequence is MSFKRRSGGQQTVIPAGLGYGDIQQVSQLQAQISEVPQVPLPVNSIMTTRTEQRVAKWYALQHATLRDSVFFSDTRGGSVTTGAPIVARYSDRYLRQRSADELSLDNHPFNLMLFPTELHGVMGGRDKKRLLKLQQRQQQLQEQQQQQQGIGQDGDPSEEELGRSMLEKLKELAEEVEEESVLAGSGDPSGVNGTAATEKTLGAPPQEIEDEDFEDSDDDDDNDDYNAEKYFNDGDDDDDGAGDDDGYGDEPAF, encoded by the coding sequence ATGAGCTTCAAGAGACGGTCTGGAGGGCAGCAGACGGTGATCCCCGCGGGGCTCGGGTACGGGGACATCCAGCAGGTGTCGCAGTTGCAAGCGCAGATCTCTGAGGTCCCGCAGGTGCCTCTCCCAGTGAACAGTATCATGACGACGCGGACTGAACAACGTGTTGCCAAATGGTACGCCCTGCAGCATGCGACGCTCAGGGACTCTGTGTTCTTCTCTGATACCCGTGGGGGGAGTGTCACTACGGGTGCTCCCATTGTTGCGAGGTACAGCGACAGGTACCTCCGGCAACGGTCCGCAGACGAACTGTCCCTCGATAACCACCCGTTCAACTTGATGCTGTTCCCGACGGAGCTGCATGGGGTGATGGGCGGGAGGGACAAGAAGCGGCTGCTCAAGTTGCAACAgaggcagcagcagttgcaagagcaacagcagcagcaacaagGTATTGGACAAGACGGGGATCCCTCTGAGGAGGAACTCGGAAGGTCCATGctcgagaagttgaaggaattggCAGAGGAGGTCGAGGAGGAGAGTGTTCTCGCCGGCTCGGGGGATCCCTCAGGTGTCAACGGCACCGCTGCCACGGAGAAGACCTTAGGAGCACCGCCGCAGGAGATTGAGGACGAGGACTTCGAGgacagcgacgacgacgacgacaacgacgacTACAACGCGGAGAAGTACTTCAACGACggagacgacgacgacgacggcGCGGGGGACGACGACGGGTACGGAGACGAACCGGCATTCTAA
- the PGA2 gene encoding Pga2p (similar to Saccharomyces cerevisiae PGA2 (YNL149C); ancestral locus Anc_2.121), translating into MGLTDTVYVQLVHMWDGFDVYKLLRLVIVVGGYMLIRTLVQRDLAKRQLKRQLEQDKLRKEGAPATEPAMESAKGPAAASSSSSELSQFGWGNKTRVRVKQQQELLASAIDKLREGQFDSQRDDDIADLLED; encoded by the coding sequence ATGGGATTAACGGATACGGTGTACGTACAGCTGGTGCACATGTGGGATGGGTTTGACGTGTACAAGTTGCTTCGTCTGGTGATCGTTGTTGGTGGGTACATGCTCATCAGGACGCTTGTACAGCGGGACTTGGCGAAGAGGCAATTGAAGAGGCAACTGGAGCAGGATAAGTTGCGCAAGGAGGGCGCACCGGCCACAGAGCCGGCGATGGAGTCCGCCAAGGGACCTGCTGCAgcatcgtcgtcgtcgtcggaGCTTTCGCAGTTCGGGTGGGGGAACAAGACGCGTGTGCGTGTCAAGCAGCAGCAAGAGTTGCTAGCCTCTGCGATCGACAAGTTGAGAGAGGGTCAATTCGACTCCCAGCGGGACGACGATATCGCTGATCTACTAGAGGACTGA
- the VTI1 gene encoding v-SNARE protein VTI1 (similar to Saccharomyces cerevisiae VTI1 (YMR197C); ancestral locus Anc_6.287) has product MTRFEDYESEFQSVLARVRGAPSGVASLEDARGELDALLDAMALEVTRCGTPQEKAAMRGRCRDLRGVMQREFETLVEHARAEVQRGLLFGPGAGDLESQSQAQEQRGQLLQSAGVLGRTGDRLRETSRLAHDTENVGAQIMEDLRAQRETLEGARGTLREADSSVDRSLRTLKSMARRVVANKLVSYAIIAVLVLLILLVAWAKIR; this is encoded by the coding sequence ATGACGCGGTTTGAGGACTACGAGAGCGAGTTCCAGTCGGTGTTGGCCCGTGTGCGCGGTGCTCCAAGTGGGGTTGCGTCCTTGGAGGACGCTCGGGGCGAGTTGGACGCTCTGTTGGATGCGATGGCTTTGGAGGTGACACGGTGTGGGACGCCGCAGGAGAAGGCTGCGATGCGTGGGAGGTGTAGGGACCTCCGTGGTGTGATGCAGAGGGAGTTTGAGACGCTTGTTGAGCACGCGAGGGCCGAGGTGCAACGTGGGTTGCTGTTTGGTCCCGGGGCAGGGGATCTGGAGTCTCAGTCGCAAGCACAGGAGCAACGAGGCCAGCTGTTGCAGTCCGCTGGTGTTTTGGGGAGGACTGGAGATCGGCTTCGGGAGACCTCGAGGCTGGCACACGATACGGAGAATGTTGGGGCACAGATCATGGAGGATCTGAGGGCGCAGAGGGAGACACTGGAGGGCGCGAGGGGCACGCTCAGGGAGGCAGACTCGAGTGTGGATAGATCGCTAAGGACGCTCAAGAGTATGGCCAGGAGGGTCGTCGCGAATAAGTTGGTCAGTTATGCGATTATAGCGGTGCTTGTGCTGTTGATACTGCTTGTGGCGTGGGCGAAGATACGGTGA
- the CIK1 gene encoding Cik1p (similar to Saccharomyces cerevisiae CIK1 (YMR198W) and VIK1 (YPL253C); ancestral locus Anc_6.289): protein MGQTVDDKSRPVRMRSRIPRVPCARRPMLARDGSRHTGGSGGLSFGDEESVARVKSRQRRVMLDLARVQQCIASVEQQLAQLRDVEWPAVLVECDDTAERSASLQRDVTRLDEEIAAVVAEETQVRTLAEQRVEQCQWQHSVEVQELANSLEAAFLQERVDQEQELQRRVAEWDTVDPPRDLQHLRELHETLRGEHNELASANVSQCRLFESESLAPQWTALQEGKTQELNELIKEKQQKNLAEAAMLRDCTAAVQQDISRYETSCEELALETAQLQERIAAMNQCKKVAMGESHLQETRLQRAEDRVRALEERLATESHPELQRARDKVDAAHRTNAQLSRAATPSGNASPPTTTTPTDDAQP, encoded by the coding sequence ATGGGCCAAACTGTTGATGATAAGAGCAGGCCAGTGAGGATGCGGTCAAGGATCCCCAGGGTGCCCTGTGCGAGGCGGCCAATGCTGGCTCGGGACGGTTCACGACACACTGGTGGCAGCGGAGGGCTTTCATTTGGTGACGAGGAGTCTGTGGCGAGGGTGAAGTCCCGACAGCGGCGGGTGATGCTGGACTTGGCGAGGGTGCAGCAGTGCATTGCGAGTGTTGAGCAGCAGTTGGCCCAGCTGAGGGACGTTGAGTGGCCTGCGGTTCTTGTGGAATGCGACGACACCGCGGAGAGAAGCGCAAGTTTGCAGCGGGACGTGACAAGGTTGGATGAAGAGATTGCCGCCGTGGTCGCGGAGGAGACACAGGTGAGGACACTCGCAGAGCAACGTGTTGAGCAGTGTCAGTGGCAGCACTCTGTTGAGGTTCAAGAACTGGCGAACTCGCTCGAGGCAGCGTTTCTTCAGGAACGAGTGGACCAAGAGCAAGAGTTGCAACGACGTGTAGCAGAGTGGGACACGGTGGACCCGCCACGGGATCTACAACATCTGAGAGAACTGCATGAGACTTTGCGGGGGGAGCACAACGAGCTGGCCTCCGCGAATGTGAGCCAGTGCCGGTTGTTCGAATCCGAGTCACTTGCACCGCAATGGACAGCTCTACAAGAGGGCAAGACACAGGAACTCAATGAACTGATCAAGGagaagcagcagaagaacTTGGCCGAGGCGGCGATGCTCAGAGACTGTACTGCTGCGGTACAGCAAGATATCAGCCGGTACGAAACATCCTGTGAGGAACTCGCCTTGGAGACTGCACAGTTGCAAGAACGTATCGCTGCAATGAACCAGTGCAAGAAGGTCGCAATGGGGGAATCGCACCTCCAGGAGACTCGATTGCAGCGTGCAGAAGACCGTGTTCGTGCTCTAGAGGAACGACTCGCGACAGAATCACACCCAGAACTGCAACGAGCAAGGGACAAAGTCGACGCCGCGCACCGCACCAACGCACAACTCTCACGGGCGGCGACACCATCAGGGAACGCATCACCGCCAACTACAACGACACCCACAGACGACGCACAGCCATGA
- the ROT1 gene encoding Rot1p (similar to Saccharomyces cerevisiae ROT1 (YMR200W); ancestral locus Anc_6.294), translating into MRTTFRELVLVLLSVAVFPVRAATTGTGTGTGTATGTAAGTATATATSADTDVADADTSDPNLTIVGTWSSKSNQVFTGPGFYDPVDELLIEPSLPGVSYSFTADGYFEEATYQVSGNPRDPSCPQAALTWQHGRYEVLKNGTLVLHPLTVDGRQLVSDPCTDKGTSTYTRYNQTETFKSYLVFIDPYHGIYTLQLYQFDGSPMQPLYLAYRPPMMLPTQTLNPTSSGANVQESQAPSQAKRSLQQNVKRSLENKYRTNAELRPTAGIAWDLVWYSSAAVLGLGSVLFLVY; encoded by the coding sequence ATGAGAACGACGTTCAGAGAGCTTGTGTTGGTGCTATTAAGTGTGGCCGTGTTCCCGGTGAGGGCGGCGACGACGGGGACTGGGACTGGGACAGGGACGGCAActggaacagcagcagggaCTGCAACTGCAACGGCTACATCTGCTGACACAGATGTAGCTGACGCAGATACCTCCGACCCCAACCTCACGATCGTCGGAACATGGTCTTCCAAGTCGAACCAGGTGTTCACTGGCCCCGGGTTCTACGACCCCGTGGACGAGTTGCTGATCGAGCCCTCGTTGCCCGGGGTGTCGTACTCGTTCACCGCTGACGGGTACTTCGAGGAGGCGACATACCAGGTCTCAGGGAACCCACGGGACCCCTCGTGCCCCCAGGCCGCTCTGACGTGGCAGCACGGCCGTTACGAGGTGCTCAAGAACGGTACCCTCGTGTTGCACCCGCTGACCGTGGACGGAAGACAACTTGTCAGCGATCCGTGCACGGACAAGGGCACCTCGACGTACACCCGCTACAACCAGACGGAGACCTTCAAGTCGTACCTGGTCTTCATCGACCCGTACCACGGGATCTACACTTTGCAACTGTACCAATTCGATGGGTCCCCCATGCAACCACTGTACTTGGCGTACAGACCACCAATGATGCTCCCCACACAGACTCTGAACCCAACGTCGTCCGGTGCAAACGTCCAGGAGTCTCAGGCCCCATCTCAAGCGAAACGGTCACTGCAACAGAACGTCAAAAGGTCCTTAGAGAACAAGTACCGCACGAACGCGGAACTCAGACCAACAGCAGGTATCGCGTGGGACCTCGTATGGTACAGTTCTGCAGCGGTCCTGGGTCTAGGGTCAGTGCTCTTCCTCGTGTATTGA
- the RAD14 gene encoding DNA repair protein RAD14 (similar to Saccharomyces cerevisiae RAD14 (YMR201C); ancestral locus Anc_6.296), with the protein MAERIARNRAAAAERLRARGLLQEKDPAPKTKGPPLKPSVRKSDYIDYDFATLENLNGGYISSRSGPGEGGGSDGAVGTSLEEWKAAQREKRELFGPQETLVPPPSLEDAHTMRRCMECRINVELDPVLDKVFQLTVCKQCARAHPEKYSLLTKTECKGDYLLTESELADDTLFHRWERANPHAATYARMQLFVRCEVERFASSKWGSLEALDAEWERRETDRRDRKTRKYDREIKQMRLRTRAQEFTKKYHRGKYGPRHTHEFVTREGPKDIEGTVTRRCTGCGLEVVEDLIE; encoded by the coding sequence ATGGCTGAGCGGATTGCGAGGAACAGGGCTGCAGCCGCTGAGCGGCTGCGGGCGCGTGGGTTGCTCCAGGAGAAGGACCCGGCTCCCAAGACGAAAGGACCACCGCTGAAACCGAGTGTCAGGAAGAGCGACTACATCGACTACGACTTCGCGACGCTCGAGAACCTCAACGGAGGGTACATCAGCAGCCGCAGTGGGCCCGGTGAGGGTGGTGGATCTGACGGTGCCGTTGGTACCTCTTTGGAGGAGTGGAAGGCCGCACAGCGGGAGAAGAGGGAACTGTTTGGTCCACAAGAGACTTTGGTGCCACCGCCATCGCTAGAGGATGCGCACACGATGCGCAGGTGCATGGAGTGCCGGATCAACGTCGAGCTGGACCCAGTGCTAGATAAAGTGTTCCAGCTCACCGTGTGCAAGCAGTGTGCTCGAGCTCATCCGGAGAAGTACAGTCTGCTGACGAAGACCGAGTGCAAGGGCGACTACCTGCTGACCGAGTCCGAGTTGGCAGACGATACACTGTTCCACCGGTGGGAAAGAGCGAACCCTCACGCGGCGACGTACGCTCGGATGCAACTGTTCGTGCGGTGCGAGGTGGAACGGTTCGCCTCTTCGAAATGGGGGTCCCTAGAGGCGCTGGACGCCGAGTGGGAACGGCGTGAGACGGACCGTAGGGACCGCAAGACGCGGAAGTACGACCGGGAGATCAAGCAGATGAGGCTGCGCACGAGAGCACAGGAGTTTACAAAGAAGTACCATCGTGGGAAGTACGGTCCACGACACACGCACGAGTTTGTGACGCGCGAGGGTCCCAAGGACATCGAGGGCACCGTCACACGACGGTGCACTGGTTGCGGTCTCGAAGTAGTCGAGGACCTCATCGAGTAG